From the genome of Pseudomonas bubulae:
CGTCGGCTTTTCGGTGCAGGTCATCAAAGGCACTGCCGTGACCTCGATTATTGGATTCACCGAATTGACCAAGACCGGCAGCATGCTGGCCAATGCCACCTTCGAGCCTTTCATGGTCTATGGCCTGGTGGCTCTGGGTTACTTCCTCTTGTGCTACCCCCTGTCGCTCAGTGCGCGCTATCTGGAAAGGAGACTGCATGCCTCTGCTTAGAATTACCGCCCTGCATAAATACTACGGCGACCACCACGTGCTCAAAGGCATCGACCTGACGGTCGAACAGGGCCAGGTGGTCGCTATCATTGGCCGCAGCGGCTCGGGCAAGAGTACCTTGCTCAGAACCCTGAACGGGCTGGAGTCCATTAACGACGGGGTGATTGAGGTCGATGACGAATACCTGGATGCCGCCCGCGCAGACTTGCGAAGCCTGCGCCAGAAGGTCGGCATGGTGTTTCAGCAGTTCAATCTGTTCCCGCACCTGAGCGTGGGCGAAAACGTCATGCTGGCCCCGCAAGTGGTGCAAAAGGTGCCCAAAGCCAAGGCCGCCGAACTGGCGCGCCAGATGCTGGAACGGGTGGGGCTGGGCGACAAGTTCGACGCCTTCCCGGAGCGCCTGTCGGGCGGTCAACAGCAGCGGGTGGCGATTGCCCGGGCTTTGGCCATGTCACCCAAGGTGCTGTTGTGTGATGAGATCACTTCGGCCCTCGACCCGGAGCTGGTCAATGAAGTGCTCAGCGTGGTGCGCCAATTGGCCCGTGAAGGCATGACGCTGATCATGGTCACCCACGAGATGCGTTTTGCCCGTGAAGTTGGCGACAAACTGGTGTTTATGCACCAGGGCAAGGTGCATGAAGTGGGTGACCCCAAAGTGCTGTTCGCCAACCCGCAAACCCCGGAACTGGCGAATTTCATCGGAACGTTGTAGTCACTGACGAGGTACGAGGCTACGGGAATCGTAGAGCCTGAAAACACGAGGCCTCGGATAACAGCTAACCTCATTGCTTTCGTGCTCCACATCAAGGCAGGTGATATCACGCGTTGGCGCGAGCCTTTGATCGTGGCACGATGGCCGGGTTATCGACCGAGACCCCTCAACCATGCCCCAATCCCAAGCAAGGAATCCGTCCCTGATCGCCGCCATTGATCTGGGTTCTAACAGCTTTCACATGGTGGTGGCCAAGGCCCAGAACGGCGAAATCCGCATACTTGAGCGTCTTGGTGACAAGGTGCAGTTAGCTGCCGGCATCGACGAAGAACGCAAGCTCAGCGAAGAATCCATGCAGCGCGGGCTCGATTGCCTCAAGCGTTTCGCCCAACTGATCAACGGTATGCCGTTGGGTGCCGTGCGTATTGTGGGAACCAACGCATTGCGCGAGGCGCGCAACCGCAACGAGTTTATCGTGCGTGCCGAAGAGATCCTGGGTCACACCGTTGAAGTGATTTCCGGTCGTGAAGAAGCGCGCCTGATCTACCTGGGTGTGTCCCACACCCTCGCCGACACGCCGGGCAAACGCCTGGTGGCCGACATCGGCGGCGGCAGTACCGAGTTCATCATTGGCCAGCGTTTTGAGCCCCTGCTACGCGAAAGCCTGCAAATGGGCTGCGTCAGCTTTACCCAGCGCTATTTCCGCGACGGCAAGATCACCCCGGCACGCTACGCCCAGGCCTACACGGCTGCGCGTCTCGAAATCATGAGCATCGAGCACGCCCTGCACCGCCTGACCTGGGATGAGGCCATCGGCTCTTCGGGTACCATTCGGGCCATTGGCCTGGCGCTCAAGGCGGGCGGTCATGGTAACGGCGAAGTAAACGCCGAAGGCCTGTCCTGGCTCAAGCGCAAGCTGTTCAAGCTGGGCGACGCGGACAAGATCGACTTCGAAGGCATCAAGCCCGACCGTCGCGCCATCTTCCCGGCCGGGCTGGCGATTCTTGAAGCAATCTTCGACGCCCTTGAACTGCAACGTATGGATCACTGTGACGGCGCCCTGCGCGAAGGCGTGCTGTACGACCTTCTGGGCCGCCATCACCACGAAGACGTGCGTGAGCGCACCCTCAGCTCGCTGATGGACCGTTACCATGTCGATCGCGAGCAAGCGGCACGGGTTGAACGCAAGGCGCTGCGCGCCTTCGATCAAGTGGCCAAGTCGTGGGACCTCAAGGACGGTGTATGGCGTGAACTGCTGAGCTGGGCGGCCAAGGTGCATGAAGTCGGGCTGGACATTGCCCACTATCATTACCACAAGCACGGCGCCTACTTGATAGAGCACTCCGACCTGGCTGGTTTCTCACGCGAAGACCAGCAAATGCTCGCGCTGCTGGTGCGCGGCCATCGTCGCAACATTCCTAAAGACAAGTTCGCCGAATTTGGCGAAGACGGCATCAAGCTGATTCGCCTGTGCGTGCTGTTGCGCTTTGCGATCCTGTTCTACCACATCCGTGGTAACCAGGAAGCCTCGCAGGTGAAGCTGCGCGCCGAGGGCGATCACCTGGACGTCATCTTCCCCGACGGCTGGCTGGAACAGAACCCGCTGACCCAGGCTGACTTCGAACAAGAAGCGCAATGGCTGACCCGGGTCGGAATTGTGCTGACGGTTTCCTGACCGGGCACAACTCAAACCAACTGTGGGAGCGAGCAGGCTCGCTCCCACAGTCGTTACAGCGTTATACCGATGGCCCGGTACTCACGGCCAGTACCGGCAGGCTCAGACGCTCAAGCAGCGTGGCTTGCGCACTGCGCGGGTTCTGGTTGCCCGTTGGCGTATTGCGGATATACCGCCCGTCCGACTGAAGGCTCCAGCTGTGGGTGTTGTCCGTCAGATAGCACTCAAGCTCCTTCTTGACCCGCAGAATCAGCTTTTTACCCTCGACCGGGAAGCACGTCTCAACACGCTTATCGAGATTGCGCTCCATCCAATCGGCACTCGACAGGAACATCTGCTCCTCGCCGCCATTGAGGAAGTAGAACACCCGTGTGTGCTCCAGGAAGCGCCCGATGATCGAACGCACATGAATATTGTGCGAAACGCCGGCAATCCCGGGACGCAGGCAGCACATCCCGCGTACCACCAGATCAATACGCACGCCGGACTGACTGGCCTTGTACAGCGCACGGATGATTTTCGGATCGGTCAGCGAGTTGAACTTGGCGATGATATGCGCCGGTTTGCCTTCAACAGCGAACTGGGTCTCACGGGCAATCATGTCCAGCATGCCCTTTTTCAAAGTGAAAGGCGCATGCAGCAGTTTTTTCATGCGCAGCGTCTTGCCCATGCCGATCAACTGGCTGAACAACTTGCCGACGTCTTCACACAGCGCGTCGTCGGAGGTCAGCAAGCTGTAGTCGGTGTAAAGCTTGGCGTTGCCGGCGTGGTAGTTGCCGGTACCCAGATGCGCGTAACGCACGATCTCCCCCGCCTCACGGCGCAGAATCAGCATCATCTTGGCGTGGGTCTTGAAACCGACTACGCCATAGATCACCACCGCACCGGCAGCTTGCAGGCGACTGGCCAGTTGCAGGTTGGACTCTTCGTCAAAGCGCGCACGCAACTCGATCACCGCGGTCACTTCTTTACCGTTACGCGCCGCATCAACCAGCGCATCAACGATTTCCGAGTTGGCGCCGCTGCGGTACAGGGTCTGGCGTACGGCCAGCACATGCGGATCCTTGGCAGCCTGGCGAAGCAAGTCGACGACCGGAGTAAACGACTCAAACGGGTGCAGCAGCAAGATGTCCTGTTTGCTGACCACGCTAAAAATGTTCTCGCTGTTCTGCAACAGCTTGGGAATCGCCGGGGTAAACGGCGTGTATTGCAGCTCAGGGTGGCTGTCGAGGCTGGTGATGCTGAAAAGGCGTGTCAGGTTGACCGGACCATTGACCTGATACAACTCGGTCTCATGCAGGCTGAACTGCTTGAGCAGGTAGTCGGACAGATGCTTGGGGCATGTGTCGGCCACTTCCAGGCGTACGGCATCGCCGTATCGACGCGAGAACAACTCGCCACGCAGCGCACGGGCCAGGTCTTCAACATCTTCGGTATCAACCGCCAGATCGGCGTTACGGGTCAGGCGGAACTGGTAGCAGCCTTTCACCTTCATGCCTTGAAACAGGTCATCGGCGTGGGCGTGAATCATCGACGACAGGAACACATAGTTGTCGCCTGCCCCACCCACGTCTTCAGGCAGTTTGATCACGCGTGGCAACAGACGCGGTGCCGGGATGATCGCCAGGCCTGAATCACGACCAAAGGCATCGATGCCTTCCAGCTCGACGATAAAGTTCAGGCTCTTGTTCACCAGCAACGGGAACGGGTGCGTCGGGTCCAGGCCAATCGGCGTGATGATCGGCGCGATTTCGTCGCGGAAGAACTTGCGTACCCACGCCTTGATCTTGGTGTTCCAGTGCCGGCGACGGATAAAGCGCACCTGATGCTTTTCAAGCTCGGGCAACAGAATGTCGTTGAGGATCGCGTACTGGCGATCCACATGGCCGTGGACCAGTTCGCTGATACGGGCCAGCGCCTGATGCGGCTGCAAGCCATCGGCACCGGCCTGCTCACGGGCGAAGGTGATTTGTTTTTTCAGGCCTGCGACACGAATTTCGAAAAACTCATCCAGGTTGCTGGAGAAAATCAGCAGAAACTTCAAGCGTTCAAGCAGCGGATAGGACTCATCCAGCGCTTGTTCCAATACGCGAATGTTGAACTGTAATTGCGACAACTCACGATGGATGTACAGGCTGCTGTCATCAAGGCCAGGAACGGCAATCGCCGGATGCACCGCCGCGTGCGACTCGGCCGCAGCAGGCGCATGGGCTTGCTGTTCAGGCGGGGTTTCAGGGACTGGCTCAACAATCGGCTGAGCTTCAGTGGCAACGATTTCAGCAAGTCCTTCGGTATTCATTGAATGTTCCTGTAAGAGCGGGTTTGACTCTCGTAACAGTTAAGCGACACCAGCAGTCAAGTTGTCAGAATGCCATCAACGCCTGTGGGTTTAAACCGCTCCCGGGCGCTTTATGCGGGCCAGAGACTGGTTAGAGGCCGATTTGTCGAAATTGTTTCCTGATCAACCGACGCAGACACTGCGGGAGCGGACTTGCTCGCGATTCAAACACCGCAGAGTTTCAGATTGACTGAGTCAACCCCATCGCAGTCAAGCCAGCTCCCACAGGTTCGAAGCAATAATCACCTGCGCGCATGGTTATAACGCTTCGCCATGAACACTAGATGACAACGCTAATGATGTAGGTCAAATACACATGATTTGTAGGACTTGTTAACGCAAAGTCACATTTCGATACTTTCCCGAACGTCCCTTAAGGCGTAGGCTGCGCGTTCATTTCGCCAGCATCCAGACAATGCTCCAACAATTTCTTCAAGAATTCGGCTACTTCGCCCTGTTTCTAGGGACGTTCTTTGAAGGTGAGACCATTCTGGTTCTCGCAGGCTTCTTGGCGTTCCGCGGATACATGGACCTCAAACTGGTCATGATCGTGGCATTCCTCGGCAGTTATGCCGGAGATCAGCTGTGGTACTTCCTGGGGCGCAAGCACGGCCGCAAACTGTTGGCGCGCAAACCGCGCTGGCAACTTATGGGCGACAAGGCGCTGGAGCACATTCGCAGGCACCCGGATATCTGGGTCCTGAGTTTCCGCTTCGTCTACGGCCTGCGTACCGTCATGCCCGTGGCAATCGGCCTGTCAGGCTACCCTCCGGGCCGCTATTTGCTGCTCAACGGTATTGGTGCGGCTATCTGGGCCATTGCCCTGGCTACCGCCGCCTATCACTTTGGCGCCGTGCTCGAAGGCTTGCTGGGCAACGTCAAGAAATATGAGCTGTGGGTGCTCGGTGCCTTGCTCCTGATCGGCCTGTGCCTGTGGGCCCGACGCCGCTTCAAGAATGCACGCCTGGCCAGACAGACCGCTCTTGAAGAGAAAAACAAGAGCAACGCCGAAGTCAGCAACCCGCCAGCCGAGTGATACGGTTTCTGCACACGTAGAGCCCCATCACGCTCAACAGTGTGTAACTGGACAGGCCGACCCAGCCCAATGCGCTGGCCGGCCACAGACCGGCCACAGGGGCCAGCCAGACCAGTGGCAGGTTGAGCGCCAGGCGCAGCCACTCAAGTTTCAGCGCCCAGGGCCGGTTCTCCAGACCTGCCCCCAGCACAAACAGCCCCAACGCCATATACCCCCAGCCCAGCATCAGCGCCTGGGGCGACAACGTCTCGCCCAGATTCAGCAAATAACTGCCCAGCGCCAGATAAACTGCAAATTGCGCCGCGATATACACCTGTTGGCGCCGCGCCAGTGGCACCTCGAATTTTACAAACCGGCTCAGGTCCGGCTTGTTTATCGGGTACTTCGCCGCTACATCCGCCGGACGCCAGCCCGTGGGCATAAACCAGATCCGCAGCTTGTCCCGCCAGCGCTCGGTGCGCTGCGCATCAGCCAGCAACTGGCCATAGAACTGCCAGTTGGCCCACAGCGGATTCCAGCTTTGCAGCGGCGTGGTCACGCCGAAAATCACCGGTTCGGCGTCGTCTTCTTCCTGAAAAGTGCCGAACAAACGGTCCCAGACAATGAACACTCCACCGTAATTGCGATCCATATACAGAGCATTCTGCGCATGGTGAGCCCGATGATTGGAAGGTGTCACAAACAACCACTCGAACCAGCCCAGCTTGGGCACATGGCGGGTATGGACCCAGAACTGATAGAGCAGGTTGACGGTGGCCACGGTGACAAATACCGGCAGCGGCACACCCAGCACCGCCATTGGCAGGTAAAAGACCCAACCAAGCACAAACCCGGTGCTGGTTTGGCGCAGGGCGGTGGACAGGTTGTAGTCTTCGCTCTGATGATGCACCGAATGCGCGGCCCAGAGCACGTTGCGCTCATGCCCCAGGCGGTGGTGCCAGTAGTAGCAAAAATCGTAGAAGACAAACGCAAACAGCCACACCCACAGGCTGTCTTCGGGCAATTGCAGCAGCGCCAGATATTTCAGTGCCAGCGCGTAGGTGATCAGCCCCACGCCTTTGGTCAGCAAACCGGTGGTGGTCGACAGCACACCGGCGCTCAGGCTGCTGATAGTGTCAGCCAGGCGATAGGTGTGCATTGCGCGCCAGCGGTCGGCCAGCAGCTCGACAGCAATCAGCACAAAGAAAAACGGTACGGCATACAGAATCAGCTTCATGGCACACCCCGAGCGGTATTCCATCAAGCGTAGGCGCACTTGCTGCGAAACCCTATGGCATCAAGCGCCAAATCAGGCGACATTAATGCCATGAACAAGGAGATCGACATGACCACTAAAAAAGTTGCCGTGATTCTTTCCGGCTGCGGCGTCTATGACGGCGCCGAGATCCACGAAAGCGTGATCACCCTGCTACGCCTGGACCAGCGCGGCGCCAAAGTACAGTGCTTTGCCCCCGACATTGCACAACTGCATGTCATCAACCACCTGACCGGCGAGCCAATGCCCGAGTCACGCAACGTACTGGTGGAGTCAGCGCGGATTGCCCGGGGCGAGATCAAGGATGTTCGTGAGGCCAAGGTCGAGGATTTTGACGCCCTGATCATACCGGGCGGGTTTGGTGCCGCCAAAAACCTCTCCAGCTTTGCCACCGATGGTGCTGCGTGCTCGGTTCAGGCTGATGTGCTGAGCCTGGCCGAAGCCTTTGCCGAAGCTGGCAAACCGATTGGCCTGATGTGCATCTCACCTGCCATTGCCGCCAAGATTTATGGCCCAGGCGTGATCTGCACCATCGGCACCGACGCAGATACCGCTGCAGCCGTCACCAAAATGGGTGGCACCCACCAAGAGTGTGAAGTGTCGGAAATTGTCGAGGACAAGGCCCGCAAGCTGGTCAGCACCCCGGCCTATATGCTCGCCAAATCCATCAGCGAAGCAGCGTCAGGGATCAACAAGATGGTTGACCGCGTGCTTGAGCTGACGCAAAAAAACTGATCAACCCCGTGCCAGCCGGGTCAGGATACGGTCCAGGGCATTGGCGAACGCCTGCTTGTCGCGTTCGCCATAGGCACCCTGCCCGCCGCTGACCTGGCCTTGCTCGCGCAGATCGGTAAACAGATTACGCACCGCCAGGCGCTCGCCCATGTTTTGCGGGTCAAACTCCTTGCCGCGCGGGTCCAGCGCGGCAACGCCCTTTTTGACCAGCCGGTCGGCCAACGGCACATCGCTGCAAATCACCAGTTCGCCGGGCACGGCGTGCTCCACCAGATAATCATCCGCCGCATCCGGGCCGCTGGGCACCACAATCAGTTTGACCAGGGCGTAGGTCGGTTTGATCTGGCTCTGCCCTGCCACCAGCACCACCTCAAACTGACGCTTGAGAGCGAACTTGATGACCTGATCCTTTGCCGCCTTGGGGCAGGCGTCTGCGTCGATCCAGACACGCATAGAGAATTACTCCTGAGTGTTGCCGCTCCCACTGAGGGGAGGTGTATAAGGATTTAAGAAGCCTGCACCCGACGCTTTTCCGCCAGTTTGCTTCGGCCGTACAACACGATAATTGCCAAAATGGCTACGGCCTGCGCACTCAGCGAGTACGCATCTGCATGAATACCCAGCCAGTCGAAGTCGAAGAACGCGACAGGCCGCGTGCCAAAGATGCCCGCCTCTTGCAGCGCTTTCACGCCATGCCCGGCGAATACCACCGACAGGGCGCAGAGCAAAGCCGCGTTGATGCTGAAAAACAGCGCCAATGGCAATTTGGCCGAGCCACGCAGGATGATCCACGCCAGGCCCATCAGCAAGACCAGTGCCGTGGCGCCGCCCGCCAGTACCGCGTTGTGGCCCGCCGGGCCGGCTTGCAGCCACAGGGTTTCGTAGAACAGGATCACTTCGAACAGTTCGCGGTACACCGAAAAGAACGCCAGTATCGCGAAGCCAAAACGACCGCCACCGCTGACCAGGCTGCTTTTGATGTAATCCTGCCACGCGGCGGCGTGACGACGGTCGTGCATCCATACGCCCAGCCACAGCACCATGACGCTGGCGAACAGCGCAGTACAACCTTCCAGCAGTTCACGCTGGGCACCGCTGACGTCAATCACATAGGCCGCCAGCGCCCAGGTCGCCAGTCCGGCCACCAGGGCCAGACCCCAGCCGACGTTGACACTGCGCACCGCCGATTGCTGGCCGGTATTGCGCAGGAAAGCCAGAATCGCGGCCAGCACCAGAATTGCTTCCAGGCCTTCACGCAGCAAAATCAGCAGGCCGGAGATATAGCTCAAAGTCCAGCTCAGGCCATCGCTGCCCAGCAGCCCGGCAGATTCCTTGAGCAAGACTTTGGCCGCTTCCAGTCGCTGCTCGACCTGCTCGATCGGCAAGCCGTCCTGCAGCGATTGCCGATAGGCCATCAGGGCTTTTTCAGTGTTTTTGCGCACATTGGCGTCAACGTTATCCAGCGAGCTTTCAACGAGTTCAAAACCTTCCAGATAAGCCGCCACCGACAGGTCGTAGGCTTGCTCACGGTCACCGGTGCGGTAAGCCGCAAGGCTTTTATCCAGGGTGGCGCTGGTGTAGTCGAGCAGCTGCGCCGGGCCGCGTTTGACTTGCGGCGGCTGCGCCCGCTGGGCACGGAACGTTGCGGTCGCCTCGGGGCCTTCAGCCGCCAGCACTTCATTCGGGGTTTGACGGGCAAGGTCCGCCAGGTTGTAGGTTTTGTCTGCCTTGCTGGCACTCGGGTCGGCACTCAGCCCGGCGATGTAGGTGGCCAGGTCCCAGCGCTGACGCTCGTCCAGCTGATCAGCAAACGAAGGCATATCGGTGCCTTCAACCCCCAGGCCAAGGGTGTTGTAGATCGCGTAGAGGCTCAGCCGGTCCAGGCGCTGCGCGTCACGCAGGTTCGCAGGCGGCGGCGTCATACCGACACTGGCAGGGCCGTCACCGGCGCCGGTTTCACCGTGGCACACCGAGCAATGCTGGGCATAAAAGGGTGCGCCACGGGTAGGGTCAGGGGTAATGGCGGGGGCCTGGCTGACCTCGTAGGCCACCGCCAGTTTGGCACCCAACTGACGTGCTTCATGCGCAACGGCGGTGCCGTCTACACGCTGTTCGATGGCGCTTTGCAGGGCGTTCACGCCTTGCAGCAGCTCCTCACGCTCAGGGCGTTGCGGCAAGTCCGCGAGCAGGCCTTTGAGCACGGCCAGAAACTCGAGTTGCTCGCGGTATTCGGTCTCATCAATAACCTTGCCGTTTTCAACTGTAGGCGGATAGTCAGCACCAATGTAGTCAATCAGGTGCAGCGCTTGTGAGGCGCCTTCCGGGGTGTTGGCAGAGGCAACAAGGCTGCACAACGCGAGCACGGGCAACAATAGCCATGCCAAAAAACGCGAGCGGGAGGTCATCGATCAATCCGGATGGAAATGAGAAGTAACATATTGTTTACCGTTACTGGCCGCCGACTCAAGGCCCTCGTATGCGATCGCGCCGTAAATCAGCGAATTGCAATTCTGCGATTGAACTGGCTAAACATAGCGAGCCTTGCAGATTGATAGCCCCTTTATTGCAAGTGCTTGTGGGTTAACTATCGCCACAAATGTAGGCAATTTCCCAAAGTGATTAAACACAGCCATCACGCCCTGATTAAGGCTACTTCCCCTCCGCCGACGCTGCTAAAAATACCGATCCTTCACCACAACTGATCACCCGTACTCGGGCCCGGTCTCTGCGGTATCGACAAGTATTTATGGTTTAGACGCCCGGGGACACTCATACCCATGACCGCTCGCGCCCTTAACGCTCTCATTTTGAGCGTGCTCACCTTACTGACTGGATGCTCGGTATTTCGTAGTTATGACAGCGAACTGCAAGCCACCAACCAGCAGTTGTCGGCTGGCAATGTCGATGGCGCACTGGTCCTGCTCGAACAAAACAACAGCAGCCAGAACAAAGACCTTCTCTACTACCTGGAAAAAGGCGAGTTATTGCGCGCAAAGGGCGACCTTGCTGCAAGCCAGAAGGCATGGCGCAACGCTGACAAATTGATATATGCCTGGGAGGAGTCGGTCAGGCTCGATACCGCCAGGTACCTCGCACAGTTCTCCAGTTTTCTGGTCAACGACAAAGTCCGCCGCTATGAAGGCCATGACTACGAGAAAGTCTGGTTGAGTACGCAAATGGCTCTGAATCTGTTGAACCTTAACGATTTCGAAGGTGCCCGCACGGAAATCAAAAAAACCCATGAACGCGAAGCCCTGATCACTGAACTTCGGGACAAGGAATACTTGAAACGTGAGCAGGAAGCAGAACGCAGGGGAGTACGGGCCCGGCTCAAGGATTTGCGTGGCTACCCGCTGGAAAGTCTTGATGCACCCGACGTACTGGAGCTGAAAAATAGTTATCAGAGCGCCTTTAGTCATTATTTGGCGGGCTTTGTTTACGAGGCTTTGGGAGAACGAAGCCTTGCCGCACCAGGCTATCGAAAGGCCGCAGAACTGCGCCCCAACACACCTCTGATCGAGCAAAACCTGCTGAACCTGGACAAACCAGAGGCCCGCAGCGATGAAAGCGAAGTTCTGATAGTGCTGCAAAATGGCTTTGCACCGGCGCGAGACTCAATACGTCTCCCACTGCCATTAACCATCAGCAACAACCTCGTCATTACGCCGCTGTCATTTCCGGTGATCAGGCCTTACACCCCCAATACGCCCCTCACCCATGTCGTCGTCAACGGCCAGCTTCATCCCCTCACCTTGCTTAACACCACCACGACCATGTCGCGTCGCGCCCTGCGCGATGAACTGCCGTGGATCCTCCTGCGTAGCAGCGCGCGGGCTGTCACTCGAGGCGTCGCACAAAAACAACTCAATGACGACAACCCGCTGGCCGGCCTGCTTCTGGGAGTTGCTTCGACTGTTCTGGAAGACGCGGATACGCGCACCTGGCGCACCCTGGCAGACAACACATATGTGGTGCGTTTACGCCTCAACCGTGGTGAGCATCAAATTAGTCTGCCCGACATCCCGGGCAGTACGCCGATACGCATAAGGGCCGAACGCGGCTATCAGGTCATCACGATACGCACGATCGGTAATCGCGTTTTCCACCATGCCGCCGCTGGCAGTACTACACCCGTCACCCCCCCGCTGGCTTTCATAAGCCGACAAAAACCCTGAGGAACCCACGATGCGATATTTGCTCTCGGGCGCTCTGGCGCTGTTTTTACTGATCGGCTGCGCCACACCGTCACCTCCACAACCCAACAGTGCAGCAAGCAAGATTACGGTCATGGGCAAGTTCAAACATATCTCTGCCGGAGCGATCCGCGTAGCGCGTGTAAATGGCTTCATGACCGTAAACGCCCAGATGACCAACACCAGCCGCCACAACCGAATGGTTTATTACCGCTTTACCTGGCTGGGCAAGGACGGTTTTCCCGTTGCCAATGAAGAAGGCTGGAAAACCATCACCCTGTACGCCAAACAAAACACTTTTATTCCTGCTATTGCACCAGTGCCCCAGGCCAGGGATTTCCGTTTGGAAGTGAAAACGCCCTGAACCCATAACTTTTGTCACTCCTGGAGAGCTATTCCATGCTTGCACGCACTTCATTACTCGCCCTTATGCTGATTCTGATCAGCGGGTGTTCCAACACTTCGCCAGTCATCGGCGGCAAAAACATAGCTTATGGCGACACCAAGGCTGTGGAACTGATCACCAATGAATTTGGCTCGACTGACCTGCAGATGATCGCCGAAAGCATGACACGCTCCCTTGCGCAGTCCGGCATTCTTCAGGGAAGACCGGTGGTGCAGGTCTACGATGTGAAAAACAAAACCAGCGAGTACATCGACACCCGCCAGATAACAACGTCGATAAAAACCCAACTGATGAAAACTGGCACCGTTCGTTTTGCGAGCGACAACACCGACATGCAAAGCCAGGTCGACCAACTTCAGTTGCAAAACCAAAGCGGCCTGTACAAAAAAACGACGATCAGCAAGACCGGTAACATGATCGCAGCCAAATACCGCCTCGAAGGCTCCATTACCTCGATTGTGAAGCGCAGCAAGGACTTCAAAGATGTTTTCTACACATTCAACCTGCAACTGGTCGATCTCGAAAGCGGCCTGGCGGAATGGATGGACGACAAAGAAATCCGCAAAACAACGGAGCGCTAAGCGATGCGTATCTGGATATGCGTTA
Proteins encoded in this window:
- a CDS encoding YcfL family protein, whose product is MRYLLSGALALFLLIGCATPSPPQPNSAASKITVMGKFKHISAGAIRVARVNGFMTVNAQMTNTSRHNRMVYYRFTWLGKDGFPVANEEGWKTITLYAKQNTFIPAIAPVPQARDFRLEVKTP
- a CDS encoding COG3014 family protein; translated protein: MTARALNALILSVLTLLTGCSVFRSYDSELQATNQQLSAGNVDGALVLLEQNNSSQNKDLLYYLEKGELLRAKGDLAASQKAWRNADKLIYAWEESVRLDTARYLAQFSSFLVNDKVRRYEGHDYEKVWLSTQMALNLLNLNDFEGARTEIKKTHEREALITELRDKEYLKREQEAERRGVRARLKDLRGYPLESLDAPDVLELKNSYQSAFSHYLAGFVYEALGERSLAAPGYRKAAELRPNTPLIEQNLLNLDKPEARSDESEVLIVLQNGFAPARDSIRLPLPLTISNNLVITPLSFPVIRPYTPNTPLTHVVVNGQLHPLTLLNTTTTMSRRALRDELPWILLRSSARAVTRGVAQKQLNDDNPLAGLLLGVASTVLEDADTRTWRTLADNTYVVRLRLNRGEHQISLPDIPGSTPIRIRAERGYQVITIRTIGNRVFHHAAAGSTTPVTPPLAFISRQKP
- a CDS encoding cytochrome c/FTR1 family iron permease, encoding MTSRSRFLAWLLLPVLALCSLVASANTPEGASQALHLIDYIGADYPPTVENGKVIDETEYREQLEFLAVLKGLLADLPQRPEREELLQGVNALQSAIEQRVDGTAVAHEARQLGAKLAVAYEVSQAPAITPDPTRGAPFYAQHCSVCHGETGAGDGPASVGMTPPPANLRDAQRLDRLSLYAIYNTLGLGVEGTDMPSFADQLDERQRWDLATYIAGLSADPSASKADKTYNLADLARQTPNEVLAAEGPEATATFRAQRAQPPQVKRGPAQLLDYTSATLDKSLAAYRTGDREQAYDLSVAAYLEGFELVESSLDNVDANVRKNTEKALMAYRQSLQDGLPIEQVEQRLEAAKVLLKESAGLLGSDGLSWTLSYISGLLILLREGLEAILVLAAILAFLRNTGQQSAVRSVNVGWGLALVAGLATWALAAYVIDVSGAQRELLEGCTALFASVMVLWLGVWMHDRRHAAAWQDYIKSSLVSGGGRFGFAILAFFSVYRELFEVILFYETLWLQAGPAGHNAVLAGGATALVLLMGLAWIILRGSAKLPLALFFSINAALLCALSVVFAGHGVKALQEAGIFGTRPVAFFDFDWLGIHADAYSLSAQAVAILAIIVLYGRSKLAEKRRVQAS
- the lpoB gene encoding penicillin-binding protein activator LpoB yields the protein MLARTSLLALMLILISGCSNTSPVIGGKNIAYGDTKAVELITNEFGSTDLQMIAESMTRSLAQSGILQGRPVVQVYDVKNKTSEYIDTRQITTSIKTQLMKTGTVRFASDNTDMQSQVDQLQLQNQSGLYKKTTISKTGNMIAAKYRLEGSITSIVKRSKDFKDVFYTFNLQLVDLESGLAEWMDDKEIRKTTER